Proteins co-encoded in one Pelobates fuscus isolate aPelFus1 chromosome 5, aPelFus1.pri, whole genome shotgun sequence genomic window:
- the LOC134610501 gene encoding nucleoporin SEH1-A-like produces the protein MADTLPPHVQETDTTTQGSPEQVPRHLTEIFTTFWAKLSAHLRAPTAPVKGRNRGGEVGKERAPQCAPSTTAAHSPSRGLSGPKTSRDEPHRSWMRRVPRRRQQSIKTHCRPPTETKSVSSVWDKSENGDWHCTASWKTHSGSVWRVTWAHPEFGQVLASCSFDRTAAVWEEIVGESNDKLRGQSHWVKRTTLVDSRTSVTDVKFAPKHMGLMLATCSADGVVRVYEAPDVMNLSQWSLQHEISGKLSCSCISWNPSSSRAHSPMIAVGSDDSSPNIMGKVQIYEYNENTRKYVKAETFMTVTDPVHDLSFAPNLGRSFHILAVASKDVRIFTMKPLRKEQTSSGGVTKFEIHTVAQFDNHNSQVWRVSWNITGTVLASSGDDGSVRLWKANYMDNWKCTGVLKGDGNPVNPSQQGFMGSSFGSTNQSLQNSVNGSASSRKHS, from the coding sequence atggcggacacgctGCCACCTCATGTGCAAGAAACCGATACGACCACACAGGGCTCACCCGAGCAGGTACCACGACACCTGACCGAAATCTTTACAACCTTCTGGGCCAAGCTCTCAGCTCACCTACGGGCGCCAACAGCTCCGGTGAAGGGGAGGAACAGAGGGGGAGAGGTGGGAAAAGAGCGGGCACCCCAGTGCGCTCCCTCCACAACAGCGGCACACTCACCCTCACGTGGTCTATCTGGGCCGAAAACCAGCAGGGATGAACCGCATCGATCATGGATGCGGAGGGTCCCTCGCCGCAGGCAGCAATCCATCAAGACCCACTGTCGCCCCCCTACAGAAACAAAATCGGTCTCCAGTGTTTGGGATAAAAGTGAAAATGGCGATTGGCACTGCACAGCAAGTTGGAAGACGCACAGTGGTTCTGTGTGGCGAGTAACTTGGGCTCATCCAGAGTTTGGACAGGTTTTGGCTTCATGTTCGTTTGACAGAACAGCTGCTGTGTGGGAGGAAATTGTTGGTGAATCAAATGATAAATTACGTGGGCAAAGTCATTGGGTTAAGAGGACAACACTTGTGGACAGTAGAACCTCAGTTACTGATGTAAAATTTGCTCCAAAGCACATGGGGCTGATGTTGGCAACATGTTCAGCAGATGGTGTAGTGAGAGTGTATGAAGCACCTGATGTGATGAACCTGAGCCAGTGGTCTCTGCAGCATGAAATCTCTGGCAAGTTGAGCTGCAGTTGCATCTCCTGGAATCCTTCCAGTTCGCGAGCTCATTCTCCAATGATCGCAGTTGGTAGTGATGACAGTAGTCCCAATATTATGGGAAAAGTCCAAATATATGAATACAATGAAAATACAAGGAAATATGTAAAAGCAGAAACATTTATGACTGTCACAGATCCTGTTCATGACCTCTCCTTTGCTCCAAATCTGGGACGATCTTTCCACATTCTTGCTGTTGCCTCAAAAGATGTTAGAATATTTACCATGAAACCCTTAAGGAAGGAGCAGACCTCTTCTGGAGGTGTGACAAAGTTTGAGATTCACACAGTGGCTCAGTTTGATAACCACAACTCTCAGGTATGGAGAGTGAGTTGGAACATCACTGGTACTGTTTTGGCATCATCAGGAGATGATGGAAGTGTACGACTGTGGAAAGCAAACTACATGGACAATTGGAAGTGCACTGGTGTTCTAAAGGGAGATGGGAACCCAGTAAACCCATCCCAGCAAGGATTCATGGGTTCTTCGTTTGGATCAACAAATCAGAGTCTTCAGAATTCTGTGAATGGTTCAGCATCCAGCAGAAAGCACAGCTGA